In Panicum virgatum strain AP13 chromosome 5K, P.virgatum_v5, whole genome shotgun sequence, the genomic window CTGTTCACAGCTGCTCCTGTTGCCGTGCTCCCTCACCACGAGCTCTCTCTTCCTTGCTGCTCCCTCTTCTCGGCGAACTCTTTATCCCGTGCTCTTCCTCCCTCGATGTGGCGCAAGTTCTTCTCCATTCATGGAAGCGAGCCGGGACGACTTGGAGGCGTGTGCTACAGCCCACGAGCGCGGCCTAGCGCGCGTCATCGTCACAGGTGCGGGACGCCACGTCAGCGGAGCTGGGCCCGTGCCCGTCATCAGCATGGCTGTGCATGGGGCGCGCCGGAAGACGGTGTGCATTGCGCGGCGCGGCTGTTTGAGGAAACATACGTGAAGCTGTGAAGGCGTCGGGCCACCGGCGCACACGCGAGGATTCGGAGCTCACGGCTGCGGCGAAAATTTGGCTCCAGATGCTCACTCCGTTGGTTAGCcagctccagccaccagctccagccagcccaacagtatttttctctcacaccattccagctacagcctccagctccagcctgccgaacgcagtggCTGTTTCTTGCGAGGCAGATGctgctgattttttttattgcagATGCTGGCATGCTGCTGATCTTGGGCGTGCGGGGAAACTGAGTTTGGTTAGAGCATCTCATGCCCCGTATATTCTCTTTTTTCATCACTAATAATATTTCTTATATTTTTTAGTCAGTGTGGTAACATATTACTAAAATATAGATAGGATGAAGTGAGAAACCTCAGGCATTTGAGCAAGAGAAAGATATAAAAATGTTTTAGCATTAGCAATAGAATTAGTAATCTGAACCTAGTGCTGTAACATATAACTTAATAGGGTGGAGTGAGAAATTCCTTATAAGTCATATTTTGACAATCATAAAAAATATCTTTGCATTAGTGATGGAATTAGAAATTTGCAGGAGCAAGAATAGATTTTTGGTATTAGGAAGAAGATGAGTaatttgttggagaggctcctgGCTAACTATGGGAGCCTGAATTTTTTATGCTTGTTCCAAAAATAGAATTTTTTCCATAAGAAGGATTTTAGATATACGATTGAGTATTATAGGTAAttgtgcccgtgcgttgctacggacaaAATTGGTATAAGTATCAGATATGTATTGGTGCTCGTGTGTTATAATTTGTAGAGATCTATGTGATCTAGTCGTGGACGGAAATGATGGAAATGGTTCGTTCGACTCGGATACGGGATAGAttagggcccacctgtcaataaCACATGCGGATCAAACTAACGTACCAAATCAAAAATTTAGATAAAAATCTTATTCGCTTTAataatagatatatatatagatatagatcTAGATCGGAGATTCTCTACCTACTAACCTCTGATCACAAAGTTGCCTGCCTAGTCAGCATCCTTATCGGCTGACCTTAGGGGCCAGCATCCTTATCGGCTGACcttaggggccgtttagttccaaatagttccaaaaaaatttggttGTCAAATCAACGGTTTGACTAGATGTCGGGaggatttttcggacactaattaaaaaactaattttagaACTCACCTAGAaaccgcgagatgaatcttttgagacctttgaccgcatcattagcacatgtgggttattgtagcacttatggctaatcatgcactaattaggctcaaaagattcatctcgccgtgtacatcgaaactgtgtaattatttttattgtttaactatatttatTACTCTATACATGTgtccatacatgtgtccaaagGAAGATGCACAAATTTCgagttgaaaatttttgggaacgcGTGCGTCTTCCTCCATGGCTCAGGCACGCGTGCGTCTTCCTCCCGCCGGCCcaacgccggccaccgcccactTCTCGAGCTCCAACCCCAGACCCGCCCACCTGACCTTCTCCTCGAAGCGCGCCCCCGCCTCtcgctacgccgccgccgccgccgccaatgaGCCGCCGGCCCCCATCGTCGTCGTGGGCTCGGCCAACGCCGACATCTACGTCGAGGTCGACCGcctcccgctcgccggcgagaccGTGGCGGCCCGCGCGGGGCGCAGCCTTCCGGGCGGGAAGGGCGCCAACCAGGCGGCCTGCGGCGGGCGGCTCGCGCTGGGCCCCACCTACCTGGTGGCGCGCGTGGGGGACGACGCAAACGGGCGGCTCCTCGAGGGCGCGCtggccgacgccggcggcgtccgCACCGACCGCGTTGCGCGCGCGCCCGACGCGCCCTCGGGGCACGCCGTCGTCATGCTCATGCCCGACGGGCAGAACtccatcatcatcgtcggcggagCTAACATGCAGGGCTGGGCCGCTGGGATCGGCGCGGAGGACCTGGAATTGATCCAAAAGGCtggggtgctgctgctgcagagggAGATACCCGATTGGGTCAACACGCAGGCTGCCCAGGTGATTGCTTTAGTTATCTCTCAGATTTGTCTGGTACACAAATTTTCATTGCATTAGATTGGATATGATAATGCTGAACACTTTAGCTTGGTGCATTATGTTCTAGAGTGAAGAATGTTTTGATACTTGAGTATTTAGTTGAGTGAAATTTGGAGATATACTGGCTGACAGACTGCTGGCTGAGTAGGTTCTTCTAGCATAACTGATGATTTTTTTATGCTTAGCATAACTAGTGATGTTTTAGTCAATAGAAGCAAAAAGAATTTTGTAATGGCATCTAGCCTGGTAGTGTTTTGGGCAACAGCAGTGAGATAGAAGGCTCTTTTTCGTATATCTTAAAACTCTATTTAGTACAGGGCATTGCATAAATTGTATTTCCGATGATTTGCATTGCCTTATATTGAAACAGTGATGGTTCGTACTTAGCTTGGTGCTCCCTTTCATCCACTTCATCCCCTGAAGGCCTGAACCAAACACACACTAATGCTTTGCATATCAGGCCAATTTCTTTTAGTATAATTAGATTAGATGTTCTTTCATCAATATATAAGGAAATTCGCTAAGGGCATCTAGTTAATTACTATTTTGGCAATATTTTGAGATAAAAGAAACTCCTTTTTTGTGCAAGTGTTTCGGTGCAGCCAAATATGTCATTGCATCTCTCTTTGTTTAGAGGGAGTATTTCATATGGTGTTCATATTGTTGTTATCCAATGAGTTGAGGTTGCACTTAATGATCGACAATCATATTTTGTTGTTGCTTTCTGTTTTATCTCTTGGGTGAAAAGAATGATAGAATAACCTCATATCGATGTTGCATGTTTTTCTAATGATAGACATGGTTTTAGAGCCCTTTAGCTATATGTACTGTGAAATCGGAGTGATTAAAAGATACTGCCGTTTCGTCTCCTCTCCGCGTTTCCCGCATCCGATTGGACGTGTGTCGACATGCACGGGCAGCAGCAACGCTGGCGAGAGCAAGCGCCGCGAGCtcagcagtttttttttttttttttgcttttcatCCTCTGCAGCTACTAGCTCTCACGTCTGTGGTGGAGCAGCGTTAGCCTAGAGCTGCACGGATTCACATGTGTGGCTAGAGTAGGTAATAAGGTGCTGGGTACCTAACCAATAAGAAATCGAATGAAAAAATGGTTGTATTTTCAAACTGTATATCTAAATCAAAATCCGACTACGCCATTGCGTTTATCACGATgaaatcttcaaaacaagatcccACTTGAATATATTTGGATGATTTTTTGATGAAACATTTTTtaacatgaaatattttttgaaGCTAGAAGAATTGTTCCAATATAATGAAAAAAATGTTgcacctgtttttttttttgcgtgggCCTACGGCTTGCGGTCTACTCGTCAAGAGCGTGTGGCTGGTTAACCAAAGCTGCTAGGAGTCACATGTGTGACTAGGAGTCAAGGTATCGTATATGTAATGATGGACTTCGGATACTCTTGTCTTTTATGGTAGTTGGGTGAAAATAGCAATTTTTGTGgtacaaattttaaactctagATGTGCAATTATTTTGGAATGGAAGGAGTAGACTTATTTCAGAATGTTACTAAATATAATACATGCATTAAAATTGTCGATGACTAAGTTCAGCTGTTGTTTGGTTAATTGAATTAGTTGTGATTTGTGATATGGATGATTAATATGGTCTTCAgaaattgataaataatattatcATTTTAGCGTTATATATACTCCCTCAAGACGTATCGTTTTTCGAAAAGACCAGTATATAAGGCGCATGCAGTACCGAGGTTTGAATTAACTAGCTTGGAGAGAATATGAAGCAGTTTTGCATGGGCAAAGAGTAAACATCGATGCGATGCTAGCCAATAACGTGCGAGGGATCCATGTGTACTAGGCGGTGGCCAATCGTACAAGAAATCAGAGTACATCAGGACAGGATTAGAAGAGTGAAAAGGGCCAGCAATTAAATCTTTTTGTTGGCCTCTTGGTAACTGGGCTGAGGCCCCTCACACCTAATAAAACAGTCTGGAGGGAGTAGTTCAGTTTATGGAGTACAGGGCCATATTTAAGCTGTATTTGGGCGAACCTGTGTGCCCATTTGGTATTCCCCAGGTACAATAATGACAGTATGTGCGGTCTTTGATTAGTTACTTAAGTTGTGCTGACTCAAATCAGCGGATCTTTGAAGTGTATGGTGTCAGGGGCGGCCTCAACCTTCTTTTCTCACCTTGGTAACCACCAGGGCAGACATCTATAGTTACTTTGCCAAGCTCAGCAAGCCAAGTGGACCTCCGCTTCCTATCTGAAAACTACAACCCAGTTGCGTCTAGCTCAACTGTGTCTAAACATTGCTATGTACAGTCCAGTTGTTCCTTGTGAGTAGTGTTTTATGAGAAAATCTTTGcagcctagacacagcaagtgTGAAAAATCTAAGTCTCTAGGCAAGAATGGAAATACCTACTTTACCTGCTTCAGAGGGGAGTCAAACAGAATCTGAGGCAACATAGCTATGTCAATGTAGTGTTTGAGAAGAGTCCGCCTGGAGTAATAGGCCTGAGAGCTACCTGTGCAACCAAAGAgttaactttttttttactgcaaCTCTAATTGTTGTGATAAATGAGATTTGACTCCTTTTGGTTCTTGAAAACTAATGAGTTGTTCAACATCTTCTTCCCATGACGATCAGAAGAAAACAATGCCTCTTACCCTAACAACAACACCTTCATTAAacaaactctaattccaaactTTCAGACTCCAGGTGTGTCGGTTGTTTCATGAAACAAATTTCTATGTTATTTTACTGTTATTAGTGTTTACTAGGCaattatgcccgtgcgttgTTGCGGATaaagttggtataagtatcggGTACATATAGTTGCCCTTGCattaatttgtagggatctacatgatcgagtcgtggacggaggGCTGGTCTGAGTCGCATACGGGATTGACTATGGCCCACCTGTCAATGGCTTAGAATGGACCAAACTAAAAAATTaggtggaaaccttactcgctttagaaataggtatagatAATGGGCTTCCCATGACTAGAATGTACCATTTTCTAAAATGTCAATTGTTGAAGTGCTCAATGGATCCATTGATGTGTTTTTTCTGACCAACAGCAAGAATAGAGACCCAATGGTTCAGAAGGGAGGGTATCttcattttttgtttcttcgAGTATGTAGTGTATGCTTCCACCATGCAATCTCATACACAGCATCATGTACATCAGTCTTACTTTGGTGACTTCAGGAAGATTAGTATCGCGGAGACTCCCTATGGATCAATCATCTGCTGTATGAATGTTGTTTTGGCATCCCTCTGTAATTTCAGACATTGAACAAATTGTTATGGAAGTGGGTACTCATTACTCAATGGGTAGTTCTTGGTCAATTAGTTAGTTAATTTCTATCTCACCATTTTCTTTAATTTGAAATCTGGAGTAGACCATTACTTCAATTAAATGAGATCAGTGACCAAGAGAAAGCAAAACTTGCATTCCTAATTGTCAGAATAAATCAAATATTTACCAGTTTCCTCCTATTGTACATTTATAAGCTTATGTGTCTGATGTAAGAAACTCAAACGCTTTGCTAACTTTCACATGCTTAGACCTGCTTTTATGCATTCTGAATGTGCACTTGTGCAGGAATCCATAACTAATA contains:
- the LOC120710093 gene encoding ribokinase-like; amino-acid sequence: MLTPLVSQLQPPAPASPTVFFSHTIPATASSSSLPNAVAVSCEADAADFFYCRCWHAADLGRAGKLSLARVRLPPAGPTPATAHFSSSNPRPAHLTFSSKRAPASRYAAAAAANEPPAPIVVVGSANADIYVEVDRLPLAGETVAARAGRSLPGGKGANQAACGGRLALGPTYLVARVGDDANGRLLEGALADAGGVRTDRVARAPDAPSGHAVVMLMPDGQNSIIIVGGANMQGWAAGIGAEDLELIQKAGVLLLQREIPDWVNTQAAQAAKSAGVPVIMDAGGMDAPVPQDLLSLVDIFSPNETELARLTGMPTETFEQISQAAGECHKMGVKEVLVKLGSQGSALFVEGEKPVRQPIIPATEVIDTTGAGDTFTSAFAVALVEGKSKEECMRFAAAAASLCVRVKGAIPSMPDRKSVMKLLESAQVE